The Chitinophagales bacterium genome window below encodes:
- a CDS encoding TonB-dependent receptor: MKTILLFAIAFISIPSLSAQEKFTLSGYIRDAQSGEELIGASVSVPEINKGATTNVYGYFSLTLPKAGYTFEIQYLGYNKLIREIELNKDLTLNFELEESSEKLEEVEVVGERSSTKNIESVEMSVTDLSIATIKQIPAVFGEVDIVKSIQLLPGITNAGEGVGGFFVRGGSVDQNLILLDEATVYNPSHLLGFFSVFNPDAIKDVKLYKGGIPAEYGGRLSSLMDIRMNEGNMKKWSVSGGIGLISSKLTVEGPLKKDKASFIVSGRRTYADLFLKLSRDEALRDNQLYFYDLSAKVNYKINDKNRVFLSGYFGQDRFILGNAFSTGWGNSTATMRWNHLFSPKLFSNFTFIYSKFNYSLGIPQGAFAFDWDASIRDFSVKSDFTAYVTPNSTLKFGFQAIHHTFEPANFQPSGTEDESFLKAFKVPNKHAIEPAAYFSSEHKIGSHVVLQYGLRYSAFYNIGPGQVFEYEEDGETVKDTTFYDSFEGIKFYHGLEPRVSANFIINADNSIKTSYNRTRQYLHLISNSTVSSPFDIWVPSDPFIKPQIADQVALGYFRNFFGGGLETSIEVYYKKMQNLIDYKDNAELLLNDKLETQLLSGDGRSYGAEFFIKKPNGRITGWISYTLARTEREIPGINDGKVYPATQDRRHNLSVVSSFNINEKWSVSANWVYYTGLAVTFPVGRFTYDGVVAPIFSERNGYRLPDYHRLDLAVNFSWQKRKRWSNQINLSFYNLYNRKNPFSYTFRQSGENDTKAVKTYLFGIVPSFTYSFKLL; the protein is encoded by the coding sequence GTGAAAACTATACTACTATTTGCTATTGCGTTTATTTCTATTCCATCACTGTCAGCTCAGGAAAAATTTACCTTAAGTGGTTACATCAGAGATGCTCAAAGCGGAGAAGAGCTTATTGGCGCATCAGTGTCTGTACCGGAGATTAACAAAGGTGCTACAACAAATGTATATGGATATTTTTCCCTGACGCTACCAAAAGCAGGCTATACTTTTGAAATCCAATACCTGGGCTACAACAAATTAATTCGGGAAATTGAACTCAACAAAGATTTAACCCTGAACTTTGAATTAGAGGAAAGCAGTGAAAAATTAGAAGAAGTAGAAGTAGTAGGCGAGCGCAGCAGCACTAAAAATATAGAAAGCGTAGAAATGAGTGTTACGGACCTTTCAATTGCTACCATAAAACAAATTCCCGCAGTATTTGGTGAAGTAGATATAGTAAAGAGTATACAATTGTTGCCCGGAATTACTAATGCAGGAGAAGGTGTTGGCGGTTTTTTTGTGAGAGGCGGGAGCGTTGATCAAAACCTGATTCTACTGGATGAAGCTACTGTTTACAATCCCTCACATTTGCTGGGGTTTTTCTCCGTATTCAATCCTGATGCTATAAAGGATGTGAAACTCTACAAAGGAGGCATCCCTGCAGAATATGGCGGGCGCTTGTCTTCACTGATGGACATACGTATGAATGAAGGGAATATGAAAAAATGGAGTGTAAGTGGTGGTATTGGCTTGATTTCCAGTAAACTTACAGTAGAGGGACCATTAAAAAAAGACAAAGCATCTTTTATAGTTTCAGGACGAAGGACTTATGCAGATTTGTTTCTGAAACTTAGCAGGGATGAAGCACTTAGAGACAACCAACTGTATTTTTACGACCTAAGCGCCAAGGTGAATTATAAAATCAATGATAAAAACAGGGTTTTCCTCTCTGGCTACTTTGGGCAAGATCGATTTATTTTGGGCAATGCCTTTTCTACCGGATGGGGAAATAGTACCGCTACCATGCGTTGGAACCACCTGTTTTCTCCAAAGTTGTTTTCCAATTTCACATTCATCTACAGCAAATTCAATTATTCACTCGGTATACCACAGGGCGCCTTTGCTTTTGACTGGGATGCTTCTATCCGGGATTTTTCAGTAAAAAGTGATTTTACAGCTTATGTCACCCCAAACAGTACTTTAAAATTTGGATTTCAAGCCATACATCACACTTTTGAACCGGCCAATTTCCAACCAAGCGGAACGGAGGATGAATCATTTTTAAAAGCATTTAAAGTTCCGAACAAACACGCTATAGAACCCGCTGCATATTTCAGCAGTGAACACAAAATCGGAAGTCACGTAGTTTTACAATACGGCCTGCGCTATTCGGCTTTTTACAATATAGGACCGGGACAGGTTTTTGAATATGAGGAGGATGGCGAAACTGTGAAAGACACTACTTTTTATGATTCTTTTGAAGGCATAAAATTCTATCACGGACTTGAGCCACGTGTTTCTGCCAATTTTATCATAAATGCAGATAATTCGATAAAAACTTCTTACAACCGCACCCGGCAATATTTACACCTGATTTCCAATTCCACAGTTTCTTCTCCCTTTGATATATGGGTGCCTAGCGACCCATTTATTAAGCCACAAATAGCAGATCAAGTTGCGCTGGGCTATTTCAGAAACTTTTTTGGGGGAGGCCTGGAAACTTCAATAGAAGTGTACTACAAAAAAATGCAAAACCTAATTGATTATAAAGACAATGCAGAATTGCTTTTAAATGACAAACTTGAAACGCAATTGCTTAGTGGAGATGGACGCTCCTATGGTGCTGAGTTTTTTATTAAAAAACCAAATGGGCGTATTACCGGATGGATCAGCTATACGCTTGCCCGAACTGAACGTGAAATTCCGGGTATAAATGATGGCAAGGTATATCCTGCAACGCAGGATCGCAGGCACAACCTCAGCGTAGTGAGCAGTTTTAATATCAATGAAAAATGGTCTGTTTCTGCCAATTGGGTGTATTATACCGGATTGGCCGTCACTTTTCCTGTTGGCCGTTTTACCTACGATGGTGTTGTTGCACCAATTTTCAGCGAACGGAATGGTTACCGCTTGCCGGATTACCATCGCCTGGATCTGGCAGTAAATTTTTCCTGGCAAAAACGCAAAAGATGGTCCAATCAAATAAACCTGTCATTCTATAATTTATACAATCGGAAAAATCCATTTTCCTATACTTTCAGGCAATCAGGTGAAAATGATACAAAAGCTGTAAAAACCTATCTTTTCGGTATTGTTCCTTCATTTACTTACAGTTTTAAATTATTATAA
- a CDS encoding aldehyde dehydrogenase family protein has product MPTTQTAPETQEKKATAEFNNTSNAEIKRIFDLQQGNKQNVKDTTVSQRKRKLRTLKKVIMQKRDKIRQALFDDFKKPFSETDLTEIYPTTSEIKHAISELGNWMKPQKVETPISFAGSSSYIMYEPKGVCLIISPWNYPFNLCLIPLVSAIAAGNTVILKPSEFTPHTTEIVKEIISELFDENEVAVVEGDYTVSGELLKLKFDHIFFTGSPNVGKIVMRAAAENLTSVTLELGGKSPVVLDDTANINSAVKRLTWGKYLNCGQTCISPDYMMVHSKKYDETLEKLKKNIEKVYGATKEEQQKNESYARIVNEKHFHRLKGLIEDAVEKGANIYYGGNMDESENYIQPTILTDVPDNAKIMHEEIFGPLFPIQKIDDIKDSIEIIRSKEKPLAMYIFSTKDSNVRYLLNNTSSGGVTVNDTVLHHSQPNLPFGGVNHSGIGSGHGIFGFKAFSHERAVMKQASGFSAAEGMYPPYGGIKDKLIDLTIKYL; this is encoded by the coding sequence ATGCCAACTACACAAACAGCCCCCGAAACCCAAGAAAAAAAAGCCACTGCAGAATTCAACAATACTTCAAATGCAGAGATCAAAAGAATTTTTGACCTACAACAAGGCAATAAGCAAAATGTAAAAGACACTACTGTAAGTCAGCGCAAAAGAAAATTGCGCACACTCAAAAAAGTGATCATGCAAAAGCGGGACAAAATTCGCCAGGCTTTGTTCGATGATTTCAAAAAACCATTTTCAGAAACAGATCTCACAGAGATTTATCCCACTACTTCTGAAATCAAACATGCTATAAGCGAACTGGGCAACTGGATGAAGCCTCAAAAAGTAGAAACACCGATCTCTTTTGCCGGTTCTTCATCCTATATTATGTACGAACCCAAAGGGGTTTGCCTTATCATTTCACCCTGGAATTACCCATTCAACCTCTGTTTAATTCCCTTGGTTTCTGCTATTGCGGCAGGAAATACGGTTATTTTAAAACCCTCTGAGTTTACTCCACATACCACAGAAATTGTAAAAGAAATTATATCGGAATTATTCGATGAAAATGAAGTAGCAGTAGTTGAGGGCGATTACACTGTTTCCGGTGAATTGCTCAAGCTCAAATTTGACCATATTTTCTTTACCGGCAGCCCAAACGTTGGCAAAATCGTAATGCGCGCTGCTGCCGAAAACCTTACATCAGTAACCCTGGAACTCGGTGGCAAATCTCCTGTAGTACTGGATGATACGGCAAATATCAATTCTGCTGTTAAGCGGTTGACCTGGGGGAAATACCTCAATTGTGGGCAAACATGCATTTCGCCTGACTATATGATGGTGCACAGCAAAAAATACGATGAAACTCTTGAAAAGCTAAAAAAGAATATTGAAAAGGTCTATGGTGCTACAAAAGAAGAACAGCAAAAAAATGAATCTTATGCCCGTATCGTTAATGAAAAACATTTTCATCGCCTGAAAGGATTAATAGAAGATGCAGTAGAAAAAGGTGCCAATATTTACTACGGTGGAAATATGGATGAAAGCGAAAATTATATTCAACCCACTATTTTAACCGATGTTCCAGACAATGCCAAGATCATGCATGAGGAAATTTTCGGCCCCTTATTCCCCATTCAAAAAATTGATGACATTAAGGATTCAATAGAGATTATAAGGAGTAAAGAAAAGCCACTGGCCATGTATATTTTCAGCACTAAAGACAGCAATGTCCGCTATTTGCTGAACAACACTTCATCAGGTGGAGTTACGGTAAATGATACTGTGCTGCATCATTCTCAACCCAATTTGCCTTTTGGCGGAGTAAATCATTCCGGGATTGGCAGCGGCCACGGTATTTTTGGCTTCAAGGCCTTTTCACACGAAAGAGCTGTCATGAAACAGGCGTCTGGCTTCAGTGCTGCTGAAGGTATGTATCCACCTTATGGAGGTATTAAAGACAAGCTTATTGACCTTACTATCAAGTATTTATAA
- a CDS encoding arginine deiminase family protein, with protein MQKLSVNNEWSRLDKVIIHRPDDGIERVTPKKSEQFLYDDIVFLPRMRKEHDVLTGIFKMFLGKKNVLETEQLFYEALQQPDSRKEELLKYVAEEENLNTEKLNILKNLDNEALTYTLFTGILKESNKIILDPLPNYVFTRDIGVMIKDHILICQASKKARTRESLITYFIVYFNPLFAEQVKDKKIIDFTEEADEVTLEGGDVMMYDNDYLLVGCSERSTPEAFDALKKKVFEKKLLKSIVKIEIPRERSCMHIDTVFTQISKDHFVIFKAFLTGEKTVITEYTSEDAELKHNSLEAFLRSKNPNVEFIYCGNGEYPYDEREQWTDGCNLVALNDGVAIAYKRNYKTAQALTDKGYKVVDAQILLKAFEQGIVKPSEIEKTIISIPSTELSRARGGPHCMSFPLSRV; from the coding sequence ATGCAAAAGCTGTCTGTAAATAACGAATGGAGCCGACTGGATAAAGTAATTATTCACCGCCCGGATGACGGGATTGAACGCGTCACGCCCAAAAAATCAGAGCAGTTTCTTTATGATGATATTGTCTTTTTGCCCCGTATGCGCAAAGAGCACGATGTGCTTACAGGTATTTTTAAAATGTTTTTGGGCAAAAAAAATGTACTCGAAACTGAGCAACTATTTTATGAAGCTCTTCAACAGCCCGATTCGCGCAAAGAGGAATTGCTAAAATATGTGGCCGAAGAAGAAAATTTAAATACAGAAAAACTCAATATTCTTAAAAACCTGGACAATGAAGCACTCACCTATACTTTGTTTACAGGGATTTTAAAAGAAAGCAATAAAATCATTTTAGACCCTTTGCCCAATTATGTATTTACCCGCGATATTGGAGTAATGATCAAAGACCATATTCTAATTTGCCAGGCATCAAAAAAAGCCCGTACCCGGGAATCTCTAATCACTTATTTTATTGTCTATTTCAATCCGCTTTTTGCAGAGCAGGTAAAAGACAAAAAGATCATCGACTTCACCGAAGAAGCAGATGAAGTAACTTTGGAAGGTGGAGACGTGATGATGTACGACAATGATTATTTGTTGGTAGGGTGCAGTGAGCGCTCTACCCCTGAAGCATTTGATGCGTTGAAAAAAAAGGTGTTTGAGAAAAAATTACTCAAAAGTATTGTCAAAATTGAAATTCCAAGAGAACGCTCATGTATGCATATCGATACGGTTTTCACCCAGATCAGCAAAGATCATTTTGTGATTTTCAAAGCTTTTTTGACCGGTGAAAAAACTGTGATTACTGAATATACAAGTGAGGATGCAGAGCTAAAACACAATAGTCTTGAAGCTTTTTTGCGCAGCAAAAACCCCAATGTAGAATTCATCTATTGCGGCAATGGCGAATACCCTTATGACGAGCGCGAACAATGGACTGATGGATGTAATCTTGTGGCACTAAATGATGGGGTGGCTATTGCATACAAACGCAATTACAAAACTGCTCAAGCATTGACAGATAAAGGATACAAAGTAGTAGATGCACAAATTTTACTCAAAGCCTTTGAGCAAGGGATTGTAAAACCGAGTGAAATTGAAAAAACTATCATAAGCATTCCTTCTACCGAATTGTCACGTGCCAGGGGCGGGCCACATTGCATGAGTTTCCCTCTGAGCAGGGTTTAG
- a CDS encoding ATP-binding protein, translated as MSRLFYKYLIPYLLIAIVPVLVTGFAFYWVLGDNIKQLEQNLIEENSKVLREEISSKNENIARNEGLNIELEIDRIGNKLNALTLSPDFIDFNHNEINRYISNLIASEPAILKAFVINEFAEIVLKREGFIALNTEDVAPTLLTQINDSLSKRKSYISDVMHSNSNQSSFVLIAQPIIDMAGNYKGGCIFEIDLTFLNNYLLSTRLDEKSIIYLVSADGKLISHPSPKEMSQNSDYSKYRYIQQMLKNESGTFLREQTLISHYRNKYNWIVIVEIPVEQALKSVNKNRLSILQFTSDTIESTIYTTSITIVFILIIAILMAIYLTRKITNPLETLTQASEKISSGDLELKALPIRSKDEIGRLTQAFNIMMLEMRKSQKELILSNEKIKEQAETLLKRYNSDLEQFAYVTTHDLIEPLRMITSYMQLIQRRHKDIFVEGKSKNYMQFVEEGVRRMHSIINDLFEYSHIRTNVKDVEPVALDTVLKQVLEKLNKEIEDSNAKITAGPLPELKADASNMAQVFQNLIGNAIKFKSDRSLEIKIISKDKGDHYLFSVADNGIGFEQKYAGKVFEIFKRLNTRDEFKGSGMGLAICKNIIERHGGKIWVESEPGIGTTFYFTLKKH; from the coding sequence ATGAGCAGATTGTTTTACAAATACCTGATCCCATACCTTTTGATTGCAATTGTACCGGTGTTGGTTACCGGTTTTGCATTTTATTGGGTTTTAGGTGATAATATAAAACAACTGGAACAAAATCTAATTGAGGAAAACTCAAAAGTACTAAGGGAAGAAATATCCTCAAAAAATGAAAATATTGCGCGTAATGAAGGCTTGAACATAGAGCTGGAAATTGACCGAATTGGCAACAAACTCAATGCACTTACGCTGTCTCCCGATTTTATTGATTTTAACCACAATGAAATCAATCGCTATATTTCAAATCTAATAGCAAGCGAGCCGGCTATTTTAAAAGCATTTGTAATCAATGAGTTTGCTGAAATTGTTCTGAAACGCGAAGGGTTTATTGCGCTCAACACAGAGGATGTGGCTCCTACTTTATTGACACAGATAAATGACAGCCTCTCCAAGCGCAAATCTTATATTTCTGATGTAATGCACTCCAACAGCAATCAATCAAGTTTTGTACTGATAGCACAGCCTATTATTGATATGGCTGGTAACTATAAGGGCGGCTGTATTTTTGAAATTGATCTTACTTTTTTGAACAATTACCTGCTCAGTACCCGATTAGATGAAAAGAGCATTATTTATTTGGTCTCTGCTGATGGTAAGCTGATATCACATCCATCTCCCAAAGAAATGTCGCAAAATTCAGATTATTCTAAATACAGGTATATCCAACAAATGCTTAAAAATGAAAGCGGCACCTTTTTGCGCGAACAAACACTGATTTCTCATTATCGCAACAAATACAACTGGATTGTGATAGTTGAAATACCGGTAGAGCAAGCCCTAAAAAGCGTAAATAAGAATCGTTTGAGTATTCTTCAATTTACCAGCGACACTATAGAATCAACAATATACACAACGTCTATAACCATTGTATTTATATTGATTATTGCAATTTTAATGGCAATATATCTTACCAGAAAAATCACAAATCCACTTGAAACGCTTACTCAGGCCTCTGAAAAAATCAGTTCAGGTGATCTGGAACTCAAGGCATTGCCCATTCGATCAAAGGATGAAATTGGCAGACTTACCCAGGCTTTTAATATAATGATGCTTGAAATGCGCAAAAGCCAGAAAGAACTAATTCTGAGCAACGAAAAAATAAAAGAACAGGCAGAGACATTATTGAAGCGCTACAATTCCGATCTTGAGCAATTTGCCTATGTTACTACCCACGATTTGATTGAACCTCTGCGCATGATTACCTCGTATATGCAATTGATACAGCGCAGGCATAAAGACATTTTTGTAGAAGGAAAATCAAAAAATTACATGCAATTCGTAGAAGAAGGTGTAAGACGAATGCACAGCATTATTAATGATCTTTTTGAGTATTCTCATATACGTACAAATGTAAAAGATGTAGAACCGGTAGCTTTAGATACAGTATTAAAACAAGTTCTTGAAAAGCTGAACAAGGAAATAGAGGACAGCAATGCTAAGATTACTGCTGGCCCGCTTCCCGAATTAAAAGCTGATGCGTCAAATATGGCTCAGGTGTTTCAAAACCTGATTGGCAATGCCATAAAATTTAAATCTGACAGATCGCTTGAAATCAAAATAATATCAAAGGACAAGGGAGATCATTACCTTTTTTCTGTTGCTGATAATGGTATAGGATTTGAACAAAAATATGCAGGGAAAGTCTTTGAGATTTTCAAAAGGTTAAATACCCGCGATGAATTTAAAGGTTCTGGAATGGGGCTTGCCATTTGCAAAAATATAATTGAGCGACATGGTGGTAAGATTTGGGTAGAGTCGGAACCGGGAATAGGAACAACTTTCTATTTTACCCTTAAAAAACATTGA
- a CDS encoding RNA polymerase sigma factor translates to MRDLDREILKLFKVEVTKEQGFNLLVKTYSEKLYWQIRRMVFLHEDADDVLQNVFIKVWRYLDNFKEDAALHTWLYRIAYNESISFLRKNNKHLVVEDQEASAYLTEQIKADPYFDGDKLELKLQEAIAALPPKQRMVFILKYYDEMPYNEMSNVLETSEGALKASYHHAVKKIEAFFKED, encoded by the coding sequence ATGCGGGATCTGGATCGGGAAATATTGAAGCTATTCAAAGTAGAAGTCACAAAAGAACAGGGCTTTAACCTGCTTGTAAAAACATACAGCGAAAAACTATACTGGCAAATCAGAAGAATGGTTTTTCTGCATGAAGATGCCGATGATGTGCTGCAAAATGTATTTATTAAAGTATGGCGCTACTTAGATAATTTCAAGGAAGACGCTGCGCTGCACACCTGGCTCTACCGTATAGCTTATAATGAAAGCATCAGTTTTCTCCGCAAAAACAACAAGCATCTGGTAGTTGAAGATCAAGAAGCATCAGCTTACCTGACTGAGCAAATAAAAGCCGACCCTTATTTTGACGGGGATAAACTGGAGCTGAAATTACAGGAAGCAATTGCCGCCCTTCCGCCAAAACAGCGCATGGTCTTCATTCTGAAGTACTATGATGAAATGCCCTATAATGAAATGAGTAATGTTCTGGAAACTTCAGAAGGCGCACTAAAAGCCAGTTATCATCATGCTGTGAAAAAAATTGAAGCATTCTTTAAAGAGGATTAA
- a CDS encoding DUF4249 domain-containing protein — protein sequence MTQQAITILFLAFSTLFFQSCEEEVDIDLDNIDPVLVVEALISNAPDKTPYVKLNMSGDYFDNKAPETVSNALVIITEDNLLSDTLMETKAGYYETQNIQAGKINSDYRLYIKTANGEIYEADGRLHPVAPLDSLSVFYREETPFSYEEDGYYVTINFQEPAATRDFYRLIFYLGEEQYDSEELIYASDDLANGQYIRNIEFSEFVVFPGDTVRVEMHSLTEQYYNFLSSLDENQNSGDLFDTPPSNIQGNISNGAFGYFATSAITQITTIIEE from the coding sequence ATGACACAACAAGCCATAACAATCTTATTTTTAGCTTTCAGCACTTTATTTTTTCAGTCCTGCGAGGAAGAAGTTGATATTGATCTGGACAATATAGATCCTGTGCTAGTGGTAGAAGCTTTGATTAGCAATGCCCCTGATAAAACTCCATATGTAAAATTGAATATGAGTGGGGACTATTTTGACAACAAAGCGCCAGAGACCGTTTCTAATGCTCTTGTTATAATTACTGAAGATAATCTTCTGAGCGATACGCTAATGGAGACCAAAGCCGGTTATTATGAGACACAGAATATACAAGCAGGAAAAATAAATTCTGATTATCGACTGTATATTAAAACAGCAAATGGAGAAATATATGAAGCCGATGGGCGCTTACATCCAGTTGCTCCACTCGATTCTCTAAGTGTGTTTTACCGGGAGGAGACCCCTTTTTCTTATGAAGAGGATGGCTATTATGTTACCATAAATTTTCAAGAACCCGCTGCTACCAGAGATTTCTACCGCTTAATTTTCTATCTGGGCGAAGAACAATACGATTCGGAAGAACTGATCTACGCTAGCGATGACCTGGCAAACGGCCAGTATATCCGAAACATTGAGTTTTCAGAATTTGTGGTTTTTCCGGGAGATACAGTCCGGGTAGAAATGCATTCACTCACAGAGCAGTATTATAATTTCCTGAGCTCATTAGATGAAAATCAAAATTCAGGTGATTTATTCGACACTCCACCTTCTAATATTCAGGGCAATATTTCCAATGGTGCATTTGGTTATTTTGCCACATCTGCCATTACACAGATAACAACTATAATTGAGGAGTAA